A window of the Lactuca sativa cultivar Salinas chromosome 5, Lsat_Salinas_v11, whole genome shotgun sequence genome harbors these coding sequences:
- the LOC128134295 gene encoding uncharacterized protein LOC128134295: protein MEAATEFDIGLYHKMLQSNADVHEHVQVEVEEHVQDEVEEHAQVEVEKNVQDEVELDHGHEASMEDNLENYMDNYIDNNMDGYMETKMEHDNGSKSDGEDGSISDRGEGSHCDEENDSEDSEDSDWVDKENIIPEVEVDMRDFHMSIDTEAEFFEKRLRNSMEKDRNQEHEDMELDVINNDEWDSTDDDSKMGKKRRQVIKELGKEKRCSLGEVHKPTFRIGQKYKSKKELKDKIAHHALETRKNLFIKKNDKLRLRATCKGKVVFNEGQVDGPTTGKKSKGKSKKTKTSTELPCQWVLQASRKSEEESWCVKTYQPEHSCLNTRKVRTATTNFISKQIMDLVESNPTVPIKAVQELLQKRYQVSFSKDQVFRAIADAKKHVMGDYTKQYDVLRDYILELQSTNPDTTVKLELVPEPNLVNATSRCFQRIYICLGGMKKGFKACLRDFIGLDGAFMKGAYPGQILTTVGLDSNNGIYPLAYAIVESESTQSWKWFLEYLGDDLDLSQLSNFTFISDRQKGLIPAIAQLFPVAEHRFCLRHIYENMRKRWRTTEYKEKLWNCAKATTVQEFNRLMKEFSEYDIEAYEWLKKIPPQHWARSHFTGRPITDMLLNNLCEVFNSKLIEGRDKPIITCLEYIREYMMKRICNVIKVQQKCAGLLTPTATKIMETNTTNASNYIARWNSSDKYEVQGPWQDQHVVDMGQRVCSCRKWELTGIPCRHVIAVLFDNADNGKDVGELYTYVHKVHWLETWKEAYSCKVEPIKGRIMWPVSDCPIKISPPPHRNQPGRPKKKRQRSMEEKSQSQSQTQSQSQTIGASGIYGHGPGGSGKLTRKFITVTCSKCKNKGHNARACKGQ, encoded by the exons ATGGAGGCAGCTACAGAATTTGATATTGGTTTGTATCATAAGATGTTACAATCAAATGCAGATGTTCATGAACATGTACAAGTAGAAGTGGAAGAACATGTTCAAGATGAAGTAGAAGAACATGCACAAGTAGAAGTAGAAAAAAATGTACAAGATGAAGTGGAACTGGATCATGGACATGAGGCTTCCATGGAAGACAACTTGGAAAATTACATGGATAATTACATAGACAACAACATGGATGGTTACATGGAGACTAAAATGGAGCATGACAATGGGAGCAAATCTGATGGAGAAGATGGGAGCATATCTGATAGGGGAGAGGGTAGTCACTGTGATGAGGAAAATGATAGTGAAGATAGTGAGGATAGTGATTGGGTGGATAAGGAGAATATCATTCCTGAAGTTGAAGTGGATATGAGGGATTTCCACATGAGCATTGACACTGAAGCAGAGTTTTTTGAGAAAAGACTAAGGAATAGCATGGAGAAAGATAGAAATCAGGAGCATGAAGATATGGAGTTGGATGTTATTAACAATGATGAATGGGATTCAACAGATGATGATTCTAAGATGGGCAAGAAGAGAAGACAAGTTATTAAAGAATTAGGTAAGGAAAAAAGGTGTTCTTTAGGAGAAGTTCATAAACCAACATTTCGTATAggacaaaaatataaaagtaaaaaaGAGTTAAAAGACAAAATTGCCCATCATGCCTTGGAAACCAGGAAGAATCTTTTTATTAAGAAAAATGATAAACTTAGGTTGCGGGCCACATGCAAAGGAAAAGTAGTATTCAATGAGGGGCAAGTGGATGGACCTACCACTGGGAAGAAAAGTAAAGGCAAAAGTAAAAAGACAAAGACAAGTACTGAACTGCCTTGTCAGTGGGTTTTACAAGCATCTAGGAAAAGTGAGGAAGAAAGTTGGTGTGTGAAAACCTACCAACCTGAGCATTCATGTCTCAATACAAGAAAGGTAAGAACGGCCACAACAAACTTCATCTCTAAACAGATTATGGATCTAGTTGAATCTAACCCAACTGTGCCAATCAAAGCTGTACAAGAACTACTTCAGAAAAGATATCAGGTGAGCTTCTCCAAAGACCAGGTATTTAGGGCTATAGCAGATGCCAAAAAACATGTGATGGGAGACTACACAAAACAATATGATGTGCTGAGAGATTACATATTAGAGTTGCAGTCCACAAATCCTGACACAACTGTGAAACTGGAACTGGTTCCAGAACCAAATCTTGTAAATGCAACTTCAAGATGTTTTCAGAGAATTTATATTTGCTTGGGTGGAATGAAAAAGGGGTTCAAAGCATGCTTAAGGGATTTTATTGGTTTAGATGGGGCCTTCATGAAAGGAGCTTACCCAGGGCAGATCTTGACTACAGTTGGCTTAGATTCTAACAATGGTATATACCCATTGGCATACGCCATTGTTGAGTCTGAGAGCACACAAAGTTGGAAATGGTTTCTAGAGTACCTGGGAGATGATTTGGACCTGTCACAACTTTCAAACTTCACTTTCATAAGTGATAGACAAAAG GGCTTAATTCCAGCCATTGCACAGTTGTTCCCGGTTGCTGAACACAGATTCTGTCTTAGACATATCTATGAAAACATGAGGAAGAGATGGAGAACTACTGAGTACAAAGAAAAGTTATGGAACTGTGCCAAAGCCACAACAGTGCAAGAATTTAATCGTTTGATGAAAGAGTTTAGTGAATATGACATAGAAGCTTATGAATGGTTGAAGAAGATCCCACCACAACATTGGGCTAGAAGCCATTTCACAG GTAGACCAATCACAGACATGCTTTTAAATAACCTATGTGAAGTGTTTAACAGTAAACTGATAGAAGGTAGGGATAAACCAATAATCACATGCTTAGAGTACATTCGGGAGTACATGATGAAAAGGATTTGCAATGTGATAAAGGTTCAACAGAAGTGTGCAGGTCTATTGACTCCAACAGCAACAAAGATCATGGAAACAAACACAACAAATGCTTCTAACTACATAGCCAGGTGGAATTCCTCAGACAAGTATGAAGTACAAGGACCATGGCAAGATCAACATGTTGTTGACATGGGCCAAAGGGTATGCAGCTGTAGGAAATGGGAATTAACAGGAATTCCTTGTAGGCATGTGATTGCAGTCTTATTTGATAATGCTGACAATGGTAAGGATGTGGGTGAACTTTACACTTATGTACACAAGGTGCATTGGCTTGAAACCTGGAAAGAGGCTTATTCCTGCAAGGTAGAACCAATCAAAGGTCGTATCATGTGGCCTGTTAGTGATTGTCCAATAAAGATCAGCCCTCCTCCACATCGTAATCAGCCTGGTAGGCCCAAGAAGAAGAGGCAAAGATCCATGGAGGAAAAATCTCAAAGTCAGAGCCAaactcaaagtcaaagtcaaacaattgGTGCTAGTGGTATATATGGTCATGGTCCAGGGGGCAGTGGAAAACTCACAAGGAAGTTCATTACTGTCACTTGTAGCAAGTGTAAAAACAAGGGACATAATGCAAGAGCATGTAAGGGGCAATGA